From the genome of Saccharomyces kudriavzevii IFO 1802 strain IFO1802 genome assembly, chromosome: 16:
TGGTAATTCTTTCTGTGATTGCTCATCTCTTTAACACAAGCCATGAATCCTTTGTCGGGTCAATCAACGATCCTGAAGACGGACCTGCGTATGTTACATTCTCTTAtcatttttcgtttctGTTCCCTTCTACCATCTCTTATATCTTCCCTCTTTACTAACAATCATTTTAAACTTCGATATCCATTCTTTATAGAGTTGCACATACTGTTTATTTGGCTGCCTTGGTATACCTAGTGTTTTTCGTGTTCTGTGGATTCCAAGTATACTTGGCCGGAAAAAAACCTTCGATCGAGTTGCGTTAATCTTGAACCCAATGGGATAATATCAAATGCATTAATACCGTCCAACTGTTCTACACACTTATCTTAACCTCGTTC
Proteins encoded in this window:
- the SKDI16G4250 gene encoding uncharacterized protein (similar to Saccharomyces cerevisiae YPR170W-B; ancestral locus Anc_7.526) → MRPVVSTGKAWCCTVLSAFGVVILSVIAHLFNTSHESFVGSINDPEDGPAVAHTVYLAALVYLVFFVFCGFQVYLAGKKPSIELR